A part of Arachis hypogaea cultivar Tifrunner chromosome 12, arahy.Tifrunner.gnm2.J5K5, whole genome shotgun sequence genomic DNA contains:
- the LOC112728977 gene encoding uncharacterized protein, whose protein sequence is MADDDVLGLGNKAGSGTKRKSPGDSSEEEKEKEDKGFQVESPDNNNKRARTEEEEQNVEELGCNPDVANQMMNHSRFFLLLKMTPLEARDYSLMNEARNLIGQLQFLAMNLNEYPDFLTQFRELRGRIPCVTLFHGFEVIDSCAINDGTTAEHVAALGAPDN, encoded by the coding sequence ATGGCTGATGACGATGTCCTAGGTCTGGGAAATAAGGCTGGGAGCGGCACCAAAAGGAAGTCTCCCGGTGACTcctcagaagaagaaaaggagaaggaGGACAAGGGATTCCAAGTAGAATCTCCAGATAACAATAACAAAAGAGCAAGGACAGAAGAAGAGGAGCAGAATGTTGAAGAATTAGGTTGCAACCCTGATGTTGCAAACCAAATGATGAACCATTCTCGCTTCTTTTTGTTACTCAAAATGACTCCTCTTGAGGCCAGGGATTACTCCCTCATGAATGAAGCAAGGAATCTGATTGGTCAACTTCAGTTTCTTGCTATGAATCTCAATGAATATCCTGATTTTCTGACGCAATTCAGGGAATTGCGGGGGAGGATTCCTTGTGTGACACTCTTTCACGGATTCGAAGTGATTGATAGCTGTGCAATCAATGACGGTACTACTGCAGAGCATGTTGCTGCCTTGGGAGCTCCAGACAATTGA